A window of the Brassica napus cultivar Da-Ae chromosome C5, Da-Ae, whole genome shotgun sequence genome harbors these coding sequences:
- the LOC106452830 gene encoding beta-glucosidase 23-like, which yields MALHRVPLIGLLLLLAIVVSPATADGPVCPPSTKLSRASFPEGFLFGTATAAYQVEGAVNETCRGPALWDIYCKRYPEKCKNDNGDVAVDFFHRYKEDIQLMKNLNTDAFRLSIAWTRIFPHGRKEKGVSQAGVQFYHDVIDELLRNGIVPFVTVFHWDTPQDLEDEYGGFLSERIVKDFREYADFVFQEYGDKVKHWITFNEPWVFAHAGYDVGKKAPGRCSDYVDRTCKGGRSGYEVYLVSHNLLNAHAEAFEAFTQCEKCKGGKVGLAHSPAWFEPHDFQDSQDGASIGRALDFMLGWHLDTTMYGDYPQIMKDIVGHRLPQFTTAQKAKLKNSAHFVGLNYYTSTFANHVENPDHSKPRWKQDSLISWEPKNSDKFTIGSTPSTGKLPVFARGFRSLLKYIKDKYANPEIMIMENGYGEDLGETDSVAVGIADHNRKYYLQRHLLSMNEAICIDKVNVTGYFIWSLLDNFEWNEGYKSRFGLYYIDFKNNLTRIEKESGKYYRDFLSQGVRPSMIMRDEL from the exons atggcTTTGCACAGAGTTCCTCTCATAGGGCTGCTTTTGCTCCTAGCCATTGTTGTCTCTCCGGCAACAGCTGACGGGCCTGTTTGCCCTCCGTCCACCAAACTTAGCCGCGCAAGTTTCCCTGAGGGTTTCTTATTCGGCACGGCTACAGCGGCATATCAG GTTGAAGGGGCAGTGAATGAAACTTGTCGTGGACCTGCCCTATGGGATATCTACTGTAAGAGATACCCAG AGAAATGCAAAAACGATAATGGCGATGTGGCCGTTGATTTCTTTCATCGTtataag GAAGATATTCAGCTAATGAAGAACCTAAACACCGATGCATTCAGACTCTCTATCGCGTGGACAAGaatatttcctc ATGGGAGAAAGGAGAAAGGAGTGAGTCAAGCTGGTGTGCAGTTCTACCACGACGTCATCGATGAGCTCCTAAGaaatg GTATAGTTCCTTTTGTGACCGTTTTTCACTGGGACACTCCACAAGATTTAGAAGATGAATACGGCGGCTTTTTAAGTGAGAGGATTGT GAAAGACTTCCGGGAATATGCAGATTTTGTTTTCCAAGAATATGGTGATAAAGTGAAACATTGGATCACTTTCAACGAGCCATGGGTTTTCGCTCACGCCGGTTATGACGTAGGCAAGAAGGCACCAGGACGTTGTTCTGACTACGTAGATCGTACGTGCAAAGGGGGACGATCCGGATACGAGGTTTACCTAGTCAGTCATAACCTTCTTAACGCTCACGCAGAAGCCTTTGAAGCTTTCACACAATGTGAAAAG TGTAAAGGTGGAAAGGTCGGACTCGCACACAGTCCAGCTTGGTTCGAACCACATGACTTTCAGGATTCACAAGATGGTGCATCCATAGGCCGTGCACTTGACTTTATGTTGGGATG GCATTTGGATACTACTATGTATGGGGACTATCCACAGATCATGAAAGATATTGTTGGACACAGATTGCCCCAGTTTACTACTGCGCAGAAAGCAAAACTGAAAAACTCTGCCCATTTCGTTGGCCTCAACTACTACACGTCCACATTTGCAAACCATGTCGAGAATCCAGATCATTCTAAGCCAAGATGGAAGCAAGATTCTCTTATTTCCTGGGAAC CCAAGAATTCAGACAAATTCACCATTGGTAGTACG CCTTCCACCGGTAAGCTACCAGTTTTTGCGAGAGGCTTTAGAAGTCTTTTGAAGTACATCAAGGATAAATATGCAAACCCTGAAATTATGATCATGGAAAATG GATATGGAGAAGACCTTGGGGAAACCGATTCAGTTGCAGTTGGTATTGCTGATCACAACAGAAAATATTATCTTCAGAGGCATCTTTTGAGTATGAATGAAGCTATTTG CATCGACAAAGTAAATGTTACAGGATACTTTATATGGTCATTGTTGGACAACTTCGAGTGGAATGAAGGTTACAAGAGCAGATTCGGACTCTATTACATTGATTTCAAAAATAACCTTACACGTATTGAGAAAGAATCGGGCAAGTATTACAGAGACTTCTTGAGCCAAGGTGTTCGTCCATCTATGATCATGAGGGATGAGCTTTGA